The genomic region GCGATGGCCCGGACCGGGATGGCATAGCGGCGTTCGATTTCAGCAATCGCGGATATGCCGTCCGGGCCGATTTCCTGCCGGTCGAGAGCGAGCATGACGCCGCCGGGGATGGCTCCGGCCCGGGTGATGATCTCCACCGATTCCCGGATCGATGTGCCGGCGGTGATCACATCGTCGACGATCATGATCCGTCCTTGCAGGGGAGTGCCGACGATCAAGCCGCCTTCGCCGTGGTCTTTGATCTCCTTGCGGTTGAAGGCGTAGGGAATGTCCTTGGCATGGCGATCGGCCAGGGCGATGGCGGTGGTGCACGCCAGGGGAATGCCTTTGTAAGCCGGCCCGTAGAGCATGTCGTAGCCGAGGGCGTTCTGTTCCAGGGCGGCGGCGTAAAACTGGCCCAGGCGATGTAATTTGGCGCCGCTGTTGAACAGGCCGGCGTTGAAAAAGTAGGGACTGGTGCGGCCGGATTTCAGGGTGAACCGGCCGAAACGCAAGGCGTCGGCGTCGATCGCGAATTCAATGAATTCCTGTTGATAAGACAGCATGTTGGTTTGAGTAAGCAAATGACTAATCTTACGGTTGAAGGACGAATATTGTCTATTCAAACTTCCACAGTATCTGTGGATAAGTATGTGGAGAGGGTGCGGGAAAGTGGGTTAGTTGTATGATATTTAATGGGTTTTTTGGGTTGTCCAAAATATGGTCAAGCGGGGATGAAACGCTCGAGCAGGGTATCGAGGAAGTTCCATCCCCGGGAGCTGCAGGTGATGCGTTCCCCGGCTCGCTTCAACAGTCCGTCGACTAGCAAGGGCTCCAGGGAGGGGGCGATTTGCGCGAAGTCCATGCCGGTTCTTCGCTCGAATTGGGAGGGAGTGAATCCTTCCTTGAGGCGCAGCGTATTCATCAGAAATTCCAGGGGCTTGTCCGATTCCCGGATGATCGATCGCCCGCCGATCCGAGCCGGCGAGGCGGCTTTTTCCCGATAATGGTCCGGATGCCGGATTTTCCAGATGCGGTGGATCGCGTTTCGCTCCGGGTCGGTCAATTTGGCGTGCGCACCGGCACCGATGCCCAGATAGTCGCCGAAGCGCCAGTAGTTCAGGTTGTGTCGGCACTGGAATCCGTCCCGGGCATAGGCGGAAATTTCATAGCGCTTGAATCCGCCCGCCGCCAGTTTTTCCTGGCAGGCGTTTTGGAGCGTCCAAATGTGTTCGTCTTGCGGCAGACGGGGCGGGTACTTGGCGAATAGGGTGTGGGGTTCCAGGGTCAGTTGATAATAGGAAATATGGGCGGGGTTTTGGGCGATGGCGGTGTCGATATCGCTCAAGGCGTCGTTCAGGCTTTGTCCGGGAAGGCCGAACATGAGATCCAAGTTAAAGTTGTCGAACCCCGCCGATCGGGCCGTGTCGATCGCCTCGAGCGCTTCCCGGGCGGTGTGAATGCGGCCGAGCGCGGTCAATTTACCATCCTGAAACGATTGCACCCCCAGGGACAGGCGGTTGATGCCTGAAGCGCGAAATGCTCGGAATTTAGCGCTTTCCACGGTTCCGGGGTTGGCCTCCAGGGTGATTTCGATCGGTTTGTCCCAGGGAACGAGACCTTGGACGCCTTCCAGCATGCGCGCCAGACTGTCCGGTGAGAACAAGCTGGGAGTCCCGCCGCCCAGGAAAATGCTATGGAGTCTTCGGTCTTTTACCCAGGCCAGATCTTGACGGAGATCGGCCAGGAGGGCGTCCACGTAGGCTTTCTCGGGTAGACCGTCTCGCAGGGCGTGGGAGTTGAAATCGCAGTAGGGGCATTTGCGCACGCACCAGGGCAGATGAATGTACAGTCCGAGAGGAGGTCGAATCAACGGGGTGTGTGTCTTATCCTGTCTCTGGGTCATGACTCAGCTGTAAATAGAAGCGGTGAAGTTCGTCCACCTGCCGCTCCAATTGACCAAGATCTCCGTCGTTGACGATCACATCGTCGGCGGCCTGAAGGCGCTCCCGGCGGGTAGCCTGGCTGGCGAGGATGCGGCGGATCATGTTATCGGACAAACCGTCCCGATGTTGGACCCGTTCGATTTGGATTTGCTCCGGGCAATCCACCACCAGTACCCGATCGACCCGGTGTAACGCGTCGGTCTCCACCAGGAGGGGAACGGCGAGGATGCAATAGGGCGATCGGCATAGATCGGCCTGCCGGTTCATCTCGGTGAAAACGCGGGGATGAAGAATGGCTTCCAGGTTTTTTTTCGCTTCGGGGTCCCGGAAAACCCGGCGGCGCAACTCGGTCCGGTTCAATCGGCCGTCGTCTTGAAGAATTTTCGGGCCGAAGGCTTGGACGATAGCGGCCAGAGCCGGTTGGCCGGGAGCCACCAATTCCCGGGCGATTCGGTCGGTATCGATGACATCGATGCGGCGTTGCTCGAATAGCCGGGCGACCGTGCTCTTGCCGCTGCCGATACCGCCGGTGAGGCCGATCTTCAACATTCGGGGATTCTGCTACGCAGCTCTTTGAATCATCAACCGATGCCGCTCAGCTGGAAATAAAGCCGGTTCAAATCCTTTCCCCAAAGCAATGCGATCCAGGCGGCGATCGCCAGATAGGGACCGAAAGGCATGGGAATATTCTTGTCCCGCCCCAGAATGAAGGTCAAACCCACACCGATGACCGCTCCCGCCAAGGAGGAAAGCAGAATCATCAGCGGCAACATTTGCCATCCCAGCCAAGCGCCTGCGGCTGCCAGCAATTTGAAATCTCCGTATCCCATGCCTTCCTTGCCGGTCACCAGCCGGAACAGCTGATAGACGCTCCAGAGCAGACCGTAGCCGGCCGCCGCGCCCATGATCGCCGTAGGAGGGTCGGTAAATATCTCGAACAGACTCAGAACCAACCCCAGCCAGAGCAAGGGTAAGGTGAGATTGTCGGGGAGGAGTTGATGATCGAAATCGATAAAGGTGAGGGCGATCAGCCCCCAGGTGAACACCAGTCCCCATAAGGTCTGGATATCGGCACCGAATCGCCAAGCCACGCCGAAGGACATGACCGCCGTCAAACCCTCGATGAGCGGATAGCGAGGAGAGATTCGGGTGCCGCAGACGCTGCAACGCCTCCTCAGAAACAAATAACTGAGAATGGGAATATTTTCCCAAGGACGGATTTTGTGACCGCATCGGGGACAGGTGGAAGGTGGATAGACCAGATCGAATCGTTCGCCGTCCGCCTCGTCGATCGGTTGGTCCAGGAATTCCAGGCATTCACGCCGCCAGTCCCTTTCCAGCATTTTGGGGAGACGCAAAATGACCACATTGAGGAAACTGCCCACCAACAATCCGGTTACGCCAATTAGGATGAAAAAAAGAACCGGGTTTTGTTGGAGCGCTTCCAGAAGTGACATCAGACGACTGCCCCGAGCTTGAATATAGGTAGATACATGGCGACCACCAGTCCCCCCACCACGATGCCGAGAAAAGCCATAATCATGGGTTCCATCAAGCTGCTGAGGGCGTCGACGGCGTTATCCACTTCTTCCTCGTAGAAGTCGGCGACCTTGGCCAACATGCTGTCGATGGAGCCCGATTCTTCGCCGATGGCGACCATTTGGACCACCATGTGGGGAAATAAGCCGGTTTGACGCATGGTTTGTTGGAGTTGTTGGCCGGTGGCGACCGATTCGCGCATTTCCAGGATGGCGTCGGAATAGACCGCATTTCCGGAAGCCCCGGCGACCGATTCCAGCGCTTCCACCAAGGGGACCCCCGCCGCGGACATGGTGGATAGGGTCCGGGAAAAGCGGGCAATGGCGGATTTATGCAAAATCTGAGGGCCGACGATGGGGATTTTCAAAAATAGGCGGTCGAGAAGACGGTTGAATTTTTTGGAGCGTTTTTTGAAATAAAAGAACAGGTAAATGGCGATGCCGATGGCGCCGAATAAATAATACCAGTTTGCCTGCATGAAGCGGGACAAATTGATGACCAATTGAGTGAAAGCGGGCAGATCCGCGCCGAAGCCTTTGAACAATTCCTCGAATTGCGGAACCACGAAGATCAACAGAATGGATGTGACGATACAGGCGACCACGATCACCGCGGCCGGATAGGTCAACGCTTTTTTGACCTTGGCCTTGAGGGATTCGGTTTTTTCCTTGTAGGTGGCGATTTTGTCCAGCAAGGTTTCCAGCACTCCCGCCTGTTCCCCGGCTTCCACCAGGTTGCAGAATAATTCGTCGAAGTAGAGCGGGTGCTTGCGCAACGCTTCGGTCAAGGTGTTGCCGCTTTCGATGTCATCCTTGATGGTCAGGATGAGCTTCTGCATGCCGGGATTCTCATGGCCGCGGCCGACGATGTCGAATGCTTGTACCAGCGGCACCCCGGCCCCCATCATGGTGGCCAATTGCCGGCTGAAAACGGCAATGTCCTTGGTGGTGATTTTCTTGGTGCGACCGCCGAGGAGAGACTTGGGTTTTTTCTTGACCTTGATCGGTTTGATGCCTTGTTGACGCAATTGGGCTTTGACCAGGACCTCGGTGCGTCCCGACTGTTCGCCTTTGACCCGTTTGCCGCTTTTGTCGATGCCTTCCCAAGTAAACAGAATGGGTTCTTTTTTTCCCGCTGTGGCTGCCATAGTCTTTAATCCCGTGTGACTCGATCGATTTCTTCAATGCTGGTGATGCCTTCCCGGACCTTGTTCAGGCCGGATTCCCTGAGGTCGTTGATGCCTTCTTTTCGGGCCTGTTCGGCAATCTGCATGGCATTGCCGTTTTCCAGAATGATGCGATTGATGGATTCGGTGACCGGCATGACCTGGTAGATGCCCACCCGTCCCTTGTAGCCCTTGGTGCAGTGTTCGCAGCCCTCGGGATCGGCGGTAAAGAGATTCAGTTGGTCCAGTTCGTCTTCCTTGAATCCCGACTTCAATAGCAATTCCGGAGGCAGTTCGGCCTCGCGTTTACAGTATTCGCACAGGCGTCGAGCCAGTCTTTGGGCCATGATCAAGACCACCGAGGAGGCGATATTGAATGGTGGAATGCCCATCTGAGCCAGGCGGTTCAAGGTTTGGGGCGCGTCGTTGGTATGCAGGGTGGAAAGCACCATGTGGCCGGTCTGGGCGGCCTTGACGGCGATTTCGGCGGTTTCCAGGTCGCGGATTTCCCCCACCATGATGATGTCCGGGTCCTGCCTCAGAAAGGCCCTCAGCGCGCTGGCGAAGGTCAAGCCGGCTTTGGGGCGGACGTTCACCTGGTTGATGCCCGGAACGGTGATTTCTACCGGGTCCTCGGCGGTGGAAATGTTTTTGTCCGAGGTGTTGAGAAGATTCAGTCCGGTGTAGAGAGTCACCGTTTTACCGCTGCCGGTGGGGCCGGTCACCAAAATCATGCCGTAGGGCTTGTGGATGGCGTTTAAAAACAATTCCTGTTGATCGGGTTCGAATCCCAGTTTGTCGATGCCGATCTGGGCGCTGGTGGGATCGAGCAGACGCATGACAACCTTTTCCCCGAACAAGGTCGGGCAGGTGCTGACGCGGAAATCGATGGCCTTGTTGCGCGACAGCATCATTTTGATCCGACCGTCCTGGGGTACCCGCCGCTCGGCGATGTCCATACGCGACATCACCTTGATTCGGGAGATCACCCGGGTGGCCAGGCTGGTAGGCGGGCTGGTGATCTCGTGCAACATGCCGTCGCTGCGGAAGCGGATGCGGAAGTTTTTTTCATACGGCTCGAAGTGAATGTCGGAGGCGCCTTTCTTGATCGAGTCGAGCAGAATCTTGTTGACGAAACGAACGATGGGGGCGTCTTCCACCTCCGATTCGGTCACCGCCGACCCTTGATCGTCCTCGGACGTGTCGATCTGGAGGTTTTCCAGATTTTCGTCCAACAGTTCCTGCATGCTGCTGTCGGCCGCTTCCAGCAAAAAATCGATGGCTTTGGCGAGCTTGCTTTCTTCCACCAAAATGGTTTCGGTGGCTAGCCCCGTATGAAATTTGATTTCATCCAGGGCTTGTAGATTGGTGGGATCGGAAACCGCGATATACAGCCGTCCGCCGCGTTGATACAAAGGCAGGATATGGTGCTTTTGTATCAGTTTGTCGCTGACGCGCTTGGTGGGCAGAAGCTCCATGTCCATCGCGTCGAGGTCGAACAGAGGCACCCCCAACTGATGGGAAGCGGTGGCGGCGATGGCAAGATTATCGAGAATCTTGTTGGTGACCAGGTAGGGCACCAATGGGATTTTTTGGTTGTAGGCTTCTTCTTGATACCTGGTCGCGTCCGGTTCGGATAGCAAACCGGAATCGACCAGGCAGCGGGCCAGGCCGTTGAGCTTGGAAAAGGATGCCGTGGAAGTCACCATGGGGCTTTTGTGTTCTATCCGCGATTGTGTCAGGATTTGTCCTCTATCCTTAAATATAGTTGATGACATGGGTTTGTCCATCGATCTGCCTGCAGGAAATCAAGGCGTATGACCATCCTTTCTGAGCGTTCCTGGTTGCGCTCGATCATCAACCGTCGGATGACGGTGGCGTTTGCCATGGGTTTTTACAGCGGTCTGCCCTTGCTTCTGACCGGATCGGTTTTGCAGGCGTGGATGCGGGGAGCGGGGGTGGATTTGACCACCATCGGCTTGTTTGCCTTGGTCGGACTTCCCTATACCGGCAAATTTCTCTGGGCGCCGCTGTTCGACCGTTTTGTCCCGCCGGGCGGCCGCCGCCGGGGATGGCTGTTGTGGATTCAATTGATGCTGGCCTTGGCGATCGTCGGCTTGGGATTTACCCATCCCGAGAAAAATCCTTTTGGGGTGGCGCTGGTGGCATTGATAGTGACTTTTTTGTCCGCCAGTCAAGATACCCTGATCGACGCCTATCGGCGCGAATCCTTGAGCGATAGAGAGCAAGGGCTGGGGGCTTCCTTGTATGTCAACGGTTACCGCCTGGGCATGCTTCTGACTTCAGGAGGCGGGTTGATTTTGGCCGACTTTCTCGGGTTCCAGAAGGTCTACGGAATCTGCGGAATAATGATGGCGACGGCGGTTTTGGTGACTTTTTGGGCTCAAGAACCCAAGGTGGAGGACGGGACGCCGGTTTCCTTGACCGGGGCGGTGGTCGAACCCTTTCTGGAATTTTTCCGGCGCCGGGATGCCGTGTCGATTCTATTGTTCGTATTTCTTTACAAGCTCGGCGACACCATGGCCAGTCACATGACCATGCCGTTCTATCTGGATCTGGGCTTCAGCAAGACGGAAATCGGGACGGTGGTCAAACTGTTCGGGTTTTGGGCTACCGTGATCGGCGGTTTGTTGGGAGGCGCATTGATTCTGCGTTTGGGAATCTATCCCGCGTTGTGGTTGTTCGGTATTCTTCAAGCGGTTTCCACGGCCGGGTTCGCCTTGCTGGCCTATCTCGGGCCGAATCTATTGGGACTCACCGGTGTCATCAGCTTCGAGAATTTGTCGGGGGGAATGGGGACGGCGGCATTCGTCGCGTTCATGGCGAGCCAGACCGACAAACGTTTCACCGCGACCCAATATGCCTTGCTTTCCAGCTTGATGGGGATCCCGCGGGTGATCGTGGCGGCGCCCACCGGATGGCTGGCGCAGCAATTGGGTTGGATCGAGTTTTTCGTGGGCTGCGCCGTGGTGGCCATGCCCGGGTTGCTGCTGCTGCTGCGAATGCGGCGTTGGTTGGAAGACCCCTTGCCCGCGGTCGGGCAAGGGGCGGTCGGCTTGGATTAGGCGGCGTTCAGCCAGTAGTGGACCAGAACGCTGGCGAAGTAGCCGGCCATGATGGCGGGTGTCCAGCGCAGATGGGAGAAGAAGGTGTATTTGCCTTTGGAAATCCCCATCAAAGCCACGCCGGCGGCCGATCCGATCGACAGCATGGATCCCCCGACGCCGGCGGTCAAAGTAACCAGCAGCCATTGGTACAAATCCATGTCCGGCTCCATGCTCAGGACCGCGAACATCACTGGAATATTGTCGACGATGGCGGACAGGAAACCCACCAGAATGTTGGCGAAGGTCGGGCCCAGATCGCCGTACATCCATTGCGCGGTGACGCTCATGTAACCGATGAAGCCGAGCCCCGCCACGCAGAAGATGACCCCGAAGAAGAATAAAAGGGTGTCCCATTCGGCTTCGCGGACCATATCGAAGATGTCGAAGCGCTTTTCATGGGGCAGGTCGTGTTCCTGGAATTTGATCCAGAAGCCGAAGATGGCCAAAACCCCCCATCCCAGCATCATGCCCATGAACGGCGGTAAATGCAGGAACTGCTTGAAGCTCACCGCGAATGTGATGGTCAGCGCGAACAGGCCGCAGATGGTGTAGGCGCCGATCTTCAGCGGGACCAGTCCCTCACCGCTTTGTTCGGGTTGCTCGTCGGGAATGGCGAAGGACATGACGGCGGCGGGAATCAGATAGTTGACGACCGAAGGAACGAACAGCGCCAGGAATTGGAAGAAGGTGGCTTTTTCCGCCTGCCAGACCATCAGGGTGGTGATGTCGCCGAACGGGCTGAAGGCGCCTCCGGCGTTGGCGGCCACCACCAGATTGATCAGTCCGAGAGCGACGAAACGGAGATTGTCTTTGCCCACCGCCAGGACCACTGCGCCGATCAGCAGCGCCGAGGTTAGGTTGTCGGCTACCGAAGACAGGAAGAAGGTGATCACCCCCGTGATCCAAAACAGTTTCCGATAACCGAAGTTGCGGCTCAACAGCCAAGAACGCAAACGCTCGAAAACATTGCGATCCGCCATGGCGTTGATGTAGGTCATGGCCACCAGGAGGAACAACATCAATTCTCCGTATTCGGCCAGATTGTGGGCGATGGCGCCGTGAAGCTCTTCGGTTCCCACGCCCACGGTGCCGGCCATGTAAGCCACTTCGGCCCAGATGAGAATGGCGGCGATGATGACCGGTTTCGATTTTTTCAGCTCGATGAATTCTTCGGCCATTACCAGGATATAGGCGATGGCGAAGAGCAAGACGCAGTAGAGACCGCGCTCGGTCGTTACCAATCCCAACGCCTCCCATTCGGAGGCGGAGGCGATAGGCGCCAGCGCGAATAAAACAAGAAAAGTGAAAATGCTCCTAAACAAGAGACCCCCTTTTAATTTGGTTGTTGTGGAATGATCGAATGACAATCAAGCCCTATATGATAGGCAATTTTTGTGGACCGAAGAGGAAAAATTAGTAGGTTCCGTCCATCTTTTTCTGCATGCCAGCCGGGCCGCATCCAGCAGCCCGGTATGGTTTCCTCCTCCTTTACACAGGCTTATTCGGTAACGGAGGAATATTCCACGATATTGATCGCTTTGAGCACGTTCAAGGCTTCGTGCAGATGATAATCCTTCAATAAAGCCTCGTTTTCCATCTCTTCCTGATTGTCTGCATTCGATTCGGGTTCCTGCTGACCATTCTCCAGGTGTCGGGACAAGTCGGCTTCGGTCAGCGGTTTGAACTCCTCGGCTTCGGCGACTTTTTCCAATCGTACCGCTCCCAGCACAATGTCGGGGATGATGCCTTCCGCCTGGATGGAGCGTCCCGAAGGCGTATAGTAGCGGGCCGTGGTCATCTTCACGGCGCCGTCGTTACTCAACGGAAGAATGGTTTGAACCGAGCCCTTGCCGAAGGATTTTTGCCCCATCAAGATGGCGCGTTTGTGGTCCTGGAGGGCCCCGGCGACGATTTCCGAAGCGGAAGCCGATCCGGCGTTAATGAGCACTGCTAGGGGGACGCCCTCCAGGTCATCGCCGGGAGTCGCCTCGAATTCCATCTTCGATTCCTCGATTCGGCCGTCGGTATAGACGATCAATCCTTTATCGAGGAATGCATCGCTGACCGCGACTGCGGCGTTCAGAACCCCGCCCGGATTGTTGCGCAAATCCAGAATCACGCCCTTGAGCGGACCTTTGTCTTTCAGTTGGCCAATGGCTTTGAGCAACTCTTCTCCGGTGCCTGACTGAAAGCTGGTGATGCGCAAATAACCGTAGCCGTCCTCCAGCAGGTGCTGTTTAACGCTTTTAATCTTGATGACGGCGCGGGTGATGGTGATTTTGAGCGGCTTGTCCATCCCTTCGCGGATAACGGTTAAAGTGATTTCGGTGCCCGGCTTTCCGCGCATGATTTTGACGGCGTCCCGCAAGGTCATCCCCTTGACCGGTTTCTCGTCCAGGCGGATGATCAAATCGCCCGCTTGAATTCCGGCACGCTGGGCGGGGGTATCGTCGATGGGGGCGATCACTTTGATGAAACCGTTTTCCATCCCGACTTCGATCCCGAGACCGCCGAATTGGCCGGTGGTTCCGATGCGCAACTCCTTGAACTCATCGGGGGACAGATAGGAAGAATGAGGGTCGAGGCCGGACAGCATGCCGCGAATGGCGTTTTCCAACAGGGTTTTGTCCGGAATCGGTTCCACATAATCTTCCTGAATGCGTCCGAAAACCTCGGTGAAGGTGCGCAGTTCCGTGAAAGGGATCGTTTCGGTTTCCTTGGCGGAACGCTCAGCCAGAACGCTGCCGCAAGTGCCGAGCAAAATGCCGAGCAGGGTTCCCGCTGCGAGTAGGAATAAATTGGTTGTAATGCGCATTGATGCTTCCTTGAATGATCAAAACGGTCAGTTAAACGGGGTTAAGTATGACATATTTTGCCCGTTTATTCGTTCCTATCCGGGTTGATGTCCTCGGCACCAGCGCCGTGGGTCGAGCGGTTCGCCTCGGTGACGAATGGCGAAATACAGGCCGGGTTGGGTTCGGCCGCCGCTTCTTCCCACGGTGGCGATGATCTCGCCGGTTTCGACTCGTTCACCGGGATGTTTCAGCAGACTTTGGTTGAAGGCGTATAGTGTCATGAAATCTCGTTCATGTTGGACGATAATCAGGAAGCCGTAACCCCGCAGCCAGTCGGCGAAGACGATCCGACCGGAAGAAACCGCTCGAACCGGGGTACCTTCCGGAGCGCCAATGACAACCCCTCCCCAATGGCCGTTGCCGCGGCGACTGCCGAAAGCGGTTGCCAGTTTGCCGTTGACGGGCCAATTGAGGCGGCCGCGTTGTCGATCAAACGGGCGGTCGGTCGTATCCGAAAAGGGGAACTCGACGTTGATTTCTTGCACGGAAGCGACCACTTGCGACAAACGGCGTTTATCCGCTTCCAGCTTGGCCAAGCGGGATCGCCGGTCATGGAGTTGCTGCTTAAGACGCTGCAACAGTTGCTTCCGTTCCCCGTGTAAGGTTTGGACGCGGGCTAATTTTTGGCGCTGTTGGTCGAGAACGGTCGTCAGGTGTTGCCGAGCCTGGTCGAGTTCTCGACTAAGATGCTGGATCTTCACCAAATGCCGCCGTGCCAGTTCGATCTGATCGAGGCGGGCATGGTTGAGATAGCGATAGTAGACGAGGGCGCGGCTGAAGCGGGCAGGGGCTTCCTGATTCAAGAGCAATTTGAACGGTTCCTGTTGGCCCAGCACATGAGCGGTACGGATTTGACGGACCAGTTTATCGCGTAACCGGGTCAGCCGTAGGCGTTCCCGATCCAGGTCTTTAGCCAGGGTCTCGCGTCGTTGCTTGAGCGTTTGTGCTTCTTGCTCCAGTTGGCTGATTTTTCTGGCATGTTGCCCGAGGCTTCGTTCCAGGCGGGCCAATTCCTGTTCCAGGTCCTGCTTGTTTTGATCGAGTCGTTGGACCTTCTTTTGCAGGGCGTGGATTTTGGCTTCAATCCGCTGGACGGATTCCGGCCGAGCGTCTGCGACGATCAGCCAGGCCAGCAGGCCGAGAGCGAGTCGGCCTGCCAGATGGGAAAAGGACCCGAAACGGGTCACCGCGAAAAGGTCAAACCTTTTTGATCGCCAAGGAGTGGCCATTCATCTCTGCGGGCGGTTCGATACCGAGAAGGGCGAGCATGGTGGGTGCCACGTCCGCCAAGCTACCGCCGACCGGGTCCAGTTCGCCATAGTCCCCGCGATAGTAGACCAAAGGCACCGGATTGAGGGTGTGGGCGGTATGGGGTTGGCCGGTTTTCGGATCGACCATTTGTTCGCAATTACCGTGGTCGGCGGTCACCAGCATTTCGGCGCCCACTTTGTCCAGGGCCTGAGCGACCCGGCCGAGACATTGATCCATTGCCTCCACCGCCTGAACAGCCGCGGCCTCCACCCCGGTATGCCCGACCATGTCGCCGTTGGCGAAGTTGCAGATGATGACGTCGTATTTTTGTTGTTCGATGGCTTCCACCAAGACGTCGGTGACCTCGTAAACGCTCATTTCCGGCTGTTCGTCATAGGTTCTGACCTTGGGGGAAGGGATCAAAACGCGTTCTTCGCCCGGGAACGCTTCCTCGGTGCCGCCGTTGAAGAAGAAAGTCACGTGGGCGTATTTTTCGGTCTCGGCCAAGCGCAATTGAGTCAGCCCCTGGCGAGAAAGCACCTCGCCCAGACTGTTTTTTGTCTCGATGGGGAGGAAGGCCACCGGGACATCGAAATCTTGTTGATATTCGGTCAGGGCGACGAATCCTCCCAGCCGCGGAATCCGCTCACGCTCGAAGCCGTCGAAATTCCTTTCCGTCAAGGCCCGGGTTATTTGGCGGGCGCGGTCGGCGCGGAAGTTCATGAATACGACCACGTCGCCGTCCTCGATGGTGACCGCCTCGCTCCCCGGAGGCACGATGGCGGTGGGTTGGACGAATTCGTCGGTTTCGCCCCGATCATAGGCCGCTTCCAGGCCGGTGAGGGCGTCGGGGGCGGTGTATTCGGCCTTGCCCAGGGTCAGCAGGTCGTAGGCGGCTTGGATCCGTTCCCAGCGTTGGTCCCGGTCCATGGCGTAAAAACGTCCGGTGAGGGATGCGATGCGGCCGGCGCCCAGGGATTCGAATTTGGCTTGCGCCCGGCGCAGGGAATCCCCGGCGCTCTTGGGCGGGGTATCGCGACCGTCCAAAAAGGCGTGCAAATATACTCGGTCGAGTCCTTGCTTGACCGCCAGCTCGGCCATCGCTTCCAAGTGCCGTTCGTGGCTGTGGACCCCGCCCGGGGAAAGCAGGCCCATGATATGGAGGGCTTTGCCGTTTTTTTGCGCCCGCTCCACCGCATCGCACAATGCCGGATTGGAAAAGAAGGAACCGTCTTCGATGGCCTTGTTGATGCGGACCAA from Methylohalobius crimeensis 10Ki harbors:
- the gpmI gene encoding 2,3-bisphosphoglycerate-independent phosphoglycerate mutase encodes the protein MTHTKRPKPLVLIILDGFGHTEKSDHNAIALADTPVWDRLWNQSPHTLLRCAGDVVGLPDRQMGNSEVGHLHLGCGRLIPQDLVRINKAIEDGSFFSNPALCDAVERAQKNGKALHIMGLLSPGGVHSHERHLEAMAELAVKQGLDRVYLHAFLDGRDTPPKSAGDSLRRAQAKFESLGAGRIASLTGRFYAMDRDQRWERIQAAYDLLTLGKAEYTAPDALTGLEAAYDRGETDEFVQPTAIVPPGSEAVTIEDGDVVVFMNFRADRARQITRALTERNFDGFERERIPRLGGFVALTEYQQDFDVPVAFLPIETKNSLGEVLSRQGLTQLRLAETEKYAHVTFFFNGGTEEAFPGEERVLIPSPKVRTYDEQPEMSVYEVTDVLVEAIEQQKYDVIICNFANGDMVGHTGVEAAAVQAVEAMDQCLGRVAQALDKVGAEMLVTADHGNCEQMVDPKTGQPHTAHTLNPVPLVYYRGDYGELDPVGGSLADVAPTMLALLGIEPPAEMNGHSLAIKKV
- a CDS encoding S41 family peptidase; translated protein: MRITTNLFLLAAGTLLGILLGTCGSVLAERSAKETETIPFTELRTFTEVFGRIQEDYVEPIPDKTLLENAIRGMLSGLDPHSSYLSPDEFKELRIGTTGQFGGLGIEVGMENGFIKVIAPIDDTPAQRAGIQAGDLIIRLDEKPVKGMTLRDAVKIMRGKPGTEITLTVIREGMDKPLKITITRAVIKIKSVKQHLLEDGYGYLRITSFQSGTGEELLKAIGQLKDKGPLKGVILDLRNNPGGVLNAAVAVSDAFLDKGLIVYTDGRIEESKMEFEATPGDDLEGVPLAVLINAGSASASEIVAGALQDHKRAILMGQKSFGKGSVQTILPLSNDGAVKMTTARYYTPSGRSIQAEGIIPDIVLGAVRLEKVAEAEEFKPLTEADLSRHLENGQQEPESNADNQEEMENEALLKDYHLHEALNVLKAINIVEYSSVTE
- a CDS encoding murein hydrolase activator EnvC family protein, with the translated sequence MTRFGSFSHLAGRLALGLLAWLIVADARPESVQRIEAKIHALQKKVQRLDQNKQDLEQELARLERSLGQHARKISQLEQEAQTLKQRRETLAKDLDRERLRLTRLRDKLVRQIRTAHVLGQQEPFKLLLNQEAPARFSRALVYYRYLNHARLDQIELARRHLVKIQHLSRELDQARQHLTTVLDQQRQKLARVQTLHGERKQLLQRLKQQLHDRRSRLAKLEADKRRLSQVVASVQEINVEFPFSDTTDRPFDRQRGRLNWPVNGKLATAFGSRRGNGHWGGVVIGAPEGTPVRAVSSGRIVFADWLRGYGFLIIVQHERDFMTLYAFNQSLLKHPGERVETGEIIATVGRSGGRTQPGLYFAIRHRGEPLDPRRWCRGHQPG
- the nhaD gene encoding sodium:proton antiporter NhaD; this translates as MFRSIFTFLVLFALAPIASASEWEALGLVTTERGLYCVLLFAIAYILVMAEEFIELKKSKPVIIAAILIWAEVAYMAGTVGVGTEELHGAIAHNLAEYGELMLFLLVAMTYINAMADRNVFERLRSWLLSRNFGYRKLFWITGVITFFLSSVADNLTSALLIGAVVLAVGKDNLRFVALGLINLVVAANAGGAFSPFGDITTLMVWQAEKATFFQFLALFVPSVVNYLIPAAVMSFAIPDEQPEQSGEGLVPLKIGAYTICGLFALTITFAVSFKQFLHLPPFMGMMLGWGVLAIFGFWIKFQEHDLPHEKRFDIFDMVREAEWDTLLFFFGVIFCVAGLGFIGYMSVTAQWMYGDLGPTFANILVGFLSAIVDNIPVMFAVLSMEPDMDLYQWLLVTLTAGVGGSMLSIGSAAGVALMGISKGKYTFFSHLRWTPAIMAGYFASVLVHYWLNAA
- a CDS encoding AmpG family muropeptide MFS transporter; protein product: MTILSERSWLRSIINRRMTVAFAMGFYSGLPLLLTGSVLQAWMRGAGVDLTTIGLFALVGLPYTGKFLWAPLFDRFVPPGGRRRGWLLWIQLMLALAIVGLGFTHPEKNPFGVALVALIVTFLSASQDTLIDAYRRESLSDREQGLGASLYVNGYRLGMLLTSGGGLILADFLGFQKVYGICGIMMATAVLVTFWAQEPKVEDGTPVSLTGAVVEPFLEFFRRRDAVSILLFVFLYKLGDTMASHMTMPFYLDLGFSKTEIGTVVKLFGFWATVIGGLLGGALILRLGIYPALWLFGILQAVSTAGFALLAYLGPNLLGLTGVISFENLSGGMGTAAFVAFMASQTDKRFTATQYALLSSLMGIPRVIVAAPTGWLAQQLGWIEFFVGCAVVAMPGLLLLLRMRRWLEDPLPAVGQGAVGLD